CGGGCATGAAGCAGCATGTCGGAGAGCGGGCGGGGGAGCACCTCGTCGACGCCAAGTTCCAGCGCCTTTAGTCGCAATTCGGGCGAGGAGATGTTGCCGATGCCGATGATCGGCACCTTCACGTTACCATCGCGGCCGATCCGCGAATTACAGAGCGCCTTTAGTCCGTTGCAGTCGCTCACATCGGCCAGCACGAGGTCAATCGGCACCTCGGACATGACGCGCCGCGCCTCGTTGATCGACGCGCAGGGATAAACGCTGTAATGGGCACAGCAGAGTTTGACCTTGAGAACGATGCGGTTCGTCGCCACGCTGTCGAGAATAAGAATCCGACCTGACATAAAGGTCTCCTAAGGTGCGTTTGAAGCACTCTCGGGCAAAAGAGTTAAGAAACAGTTTCCCGCAGACGGAGAATGGGAATGAAACGTGAACAGGGCGAAACGATTGCCTTGCAGGCGCTAGCTTGGCTGGCGAGCAACGAAGAGCTGATGCCGATATTTATGGGATCGACCGGCGTATCGGTCGATGATGTTAAAAATCAGGCGGGTCAGCCCGAATTTCTACTTTCGGTGCTGGAGTTTATCACGATGGACGACAAGTGGATCGTGGAGTGTTGCGACGCGCTGAACGTGCCCTACACGACTTTAATGGAAGCCCGCGCCGCACTGCCCGGCGGCCAACACATGCACTGGACCTGACCTATGCCGATCCAGGGAATCATCTTCGACAAAGACGGAACGCTCTACGATTTCAACGCGACGTGGGGCGCGTGGACGAAGAGCCTGCTGGAGCAGGAAGCCGAGGATGCGGCGCACCGCGCGGCGCTTGCTGATGTGCTTGGTTTCGATCTGGAGAGCGAGCGGTTCCGCAAGGACAGCATCGTGATCGCGTCGACGTCGGACGAGGTATCTCAGGTCCTGTTGCCGCTCATTCCAGAAGAAAAGCGCGACAACTTTATGGATCGCCTGAATGCGCTGGCTGCGGTCGCGCCGCAGGTGGAGTCTGTGCCTTTGTCAGACTTCTTGAGTGAACTCAAAGGCATGGGGCTGAAGGTCGGCGTCGCCACGAACGACGGCGAGAGTTCTGCGCTCGCGCATTTGGGTCGGTCGGGAGTTGCGGGCGATTTCGACTTCATTGCCGGATACGACAGCGGTTTCGGCGGCAAGCCGGAGGCCGGTCAGTTGCTCGCGTTCTGCGATCAGGTCGGCGTCGCGCCGCAGCATTGCGTGATGGTCGGCGACAGCACGCATGACCTCGAAGCAGGGCGCAAGGCTGGGATGAAGGTCGTTGCGGTGCTGACGGGTATCGCAGAGGAGCCTGAACTGGCGCCACATGCGGACGCTGTCCTGCCGTCAATTGGTGAACTGGCGGAGTGGGTGCGCGCTCAGGCCTGACCGATCAGGCGCAGAGTGAGATCGGTAGCACGGCGGGAACGGCTGTCGATTTCCTCGTCCTTAAGCAACGGAACCGAGCCAATAACGCGGCGGATTTGCAGGTCGCCAATCAGAAGATCGTAGTAGATCTCGGCCGCTTCTTCGGGCGCGCCGTCTTCGATAAAACGTCCGAAAATCTTGGTGAGGAGGGGGATGATCGACGCGCGGCCCGCGTCTGCCAACGTGCGCCCCAGCATCCCCGTATCATGCACGTCACCGGCCGCAGCGCGGTTCAGAACCACGGCGCGTTGGCCGGTGAGGGTGTTCAAAAGCTCAGGTCCGAAAGCCAGCAGGATGTCCCGTAGCGAGGCATCCTCGGTCAGCGCCGATTGCAACTGTTCGAGCGATGTTTCGGCGTTTCGCTCGACCATCGACAGGAACAGGCCCTGCTTGTTCCCGTACCATTTATAGAGCGTTTCGTTCGACGCCTTGGCCCGTTTCGCCACCTCGAGCATCGAAGTCGCCTTGTACCCCTTGAGCGCCAGCAACCCGTAAGCTGCCGTCTCGATCTGGATACGTCGTTCGGCCTGTTTTTCTTGGTGCATCATGTGCTCCTGCCCGCATTGCTCGAAGTGTAACGAGGTATACGGTTCGCCATCAAGAATACGGCGGGCAGGTCATACGAATGCCCCGTGACTAGCCTTTCAGACAGGCCGAAAGTGCCTTCGCCGTGTCCAGAATAATGGCAGTTGCCTGATGTTCGTCAGCGGGTAGCGCCGCACCGAGGGGATCGACCACGGCAAAGCGCACATCCTGACCTTCGGCTACGAGTTCGGCCCATCCAAGGTTCGTCTGGGTGTCGGTCAGAATGCAGGTCACGCCTTCCTCTGCAACGCGGTCCCGAAGGGCGGCAAGGTGCGCCGCGCCAGGGTTCGACGCATCGGAGAGAGCGATCATGTCGGTCGATGGCATGTCGAAAGCGGTTTCGAAATACTGGAAGCCATCGTGGGACACGACGTATTTTCCATCCTGCACGTCCGTGAGGAAGGCGATGGCTTCGATGTTTATGGCATCGACCTCGGCCACGAAAGCGTCAGCGTTTTTGCGATAGCTCTCGGCGTTTTCGGGGTCGGTCGCCGACAGGGTTTCGGCGACAATGCCTGCCCAAGCAATTAGCGCGCTCGGCGACAGCCATGCATGCGGATCGAGACTGCCGTGGTCGTGATGTTCGTCTTCTTCCTCATCATGGAATTCGCGCATTGGAAGCGGTTCCCAACCGTCGGCGTGTAGGAATTCAACACTCGTCGCGTTGGCAGCCAGCGACTCGATGGGCGCTTCGAGGAACGGCGTCAGTCCTTCGCCGATCCAGAACACGATGTCCGCATTGGTCAGCATCCGCGCCTCGGACGGGCGCATCGCATAGTCGTGCGGGCTAGCACCGGGCGGGAGGAGAACGCCGACATCCGCATTGTCGCCCGCAACGGCTTCGACCAGCGAACGCACGGGCGCGATATCGGTCACGATTGTCAGCGGATCGGCGCTGGCAGTGGTGGCGAGCAGGGCGAAAACGGCGGACATACGAATCATCATGGGCCTCTTGTGTTGCGGACAAGCGGTGCGTATAAAGGCAGTGTTATAGTATAACAAGCGTGCAAATGACAGAACAGATCAGCGGCTTCGTTCCGCACGACCATCACCATTGCATCACCTCGGCGCTGGACACAGCCGCCGATCAATGCCGTGAGCGCGGCGTGCAATTCACCCCCGTTCGCAAGCGTGTGCTGGAGATTTTGCTCGAAGCGCACACGGCGATGGGGGCTTACGATGTGCTCGCGCGTTTGGACTCCGAAGGGTTGGGCTCCAAACCGCCTGTGGCCTATCGCGCGCTGTCTTTTCTGGTGGAGCAGGGCTTTGCGCACCGGATCGAAAAGCTGAACGCCTTTGTTGCCTGTTCGCATCCCGCCGCCACGCACAGCCCCGCGTTCATGATCTGCCGCTCGTGCAACACGGTGGCCGAGGCCGACATGCCCGAGACGTTCGGCGCGCCTGCGCAGCAGACGGGCTTCACTATCGAAAAGACCGTGATCGAGGCCGAGGGCATCTGCCAGAACTGCAAGGACTCCGAATGAGCCTGATTTCCGCTCGCGGTCTGACGGTGCGCCACGGTGCGCAAACCGTCCTGCAAAACGTAGATTTCGATATCGACAGCGGCGAAATCGTCACCATCGTCGGCCCCAACGGGTCCGGCAAATCGACGTTGCTCAGGGCGCTGATCAACGCGGTGAAACCAGCGACGGGTTCGGTCAAACACAAGCACGGGCTGCGGATCGGCTATGTGCCGCAAAAGCTTCATGTCGATGCGACACTGCCGATGACCGTGCGCCGTTTCCTCGACCTGCCGCGCCGTGTGAGCGATGTGGAGGCCGAGGCCGCATTGGACCGCACTGGCGTGCCCGAGCTTATCAAGCGCCAGCTTGATGGCCTTTCGGGCGGTCAGTTGCAGCGTGTTCTTCTGGCGCGCGCTCTGCTGGGTGCGCCCGATATCCTGCTGCTGGACGAGGCAACACAGGGCCTCGACCAACCAGGCGAGGCCGCGTTCTACCGGCTGATTGAAGATGTCCGGAACCAGATGGGCTGCGCTATTTTGATGGTCAGCCACGAACTGCACGTCGTCATGAGCGCCTCCGACCGGGTCATTTGTCTGAACGGTCACGTCTGCTGCGAAGGCACGCCCGAGGTCGTTTCTGCCGCGCCCGCATATCGCCAGTTGTTCGGCACGGGGACGGGCGGCGCGCTGGCGCTTTACCGTCACGACCACGACCATTCGCACGACTGCGCGCATGATCACGACCATCACGAAGGGCACCATCACTGATGTTGGACGATTTCCTCATCCGCGCCATTCTGGCGGGCGTCGGTGCCTCGGTCGCGGCCAGCCTTCTGGGCTGTTTCGTCGTCTGGCGCCGCATGGCGTATTTCGGGGATGCAACCGCCCACGCGGCGATCCTTGGCGTAGCGCTGTCGCTGGCGTTCGGATTCTCGACCCTGATCGGCGTGAGCGCAGTGGCGCTGCTGATGGCTTTGTCGATCTTTGCGCTGACCAACCGCCAGATCGCTGTCGACACAATCCTCGGCGTTCTGGCGCACGGCGCTTTGGCGACCGGCCTTGTGGCGATTTCGCTGGTGCCGAGCGCGCGCATCAACCTTGAAAGCTACCTTTTCGGGGACGTGCTGATCGTCGGCAAAACCGACCTTGCGGTGATCTGGATCGGCGCTGCACTGGTCGCGCTGGTCATCTGGCGGCAGTGGTCGCGGATGCTGACCGCAACGCTTTCGCCCGAGCTGGCCTATGCTGCGGGCATCGACCCGAAACGCCAGCAGATCATCCTGACGCTGCTTCTTGCCGCTGTTGTCGCGGTGGCGATCAAGGTGATCGGAGCGCTGCTCATCACTGCGCTTTTGATCGTTCCCGCAGCGACCGCCCGCAACCTGTCCCGCACGCCCGAAGCGATGGCGTTCGCCTCCATCGGGTTCGGAGCGGCCAGCGCGGTTGGCGGGATCGGCTTGTCGTTCCAAGCCGACACGCCCGCCGGTCCGTCTATCGTCGTGGTCTCAGTCGTGTTCTTTGCGGCGGCGCTATTCGTGCGCCGCCTGCGGGGGCTTTAAGCGGCCTGCGAAGTGACGTGCTGGGCCAGCAGGTTCTCAGCGATCTGGACCGCGTTAAGGGCCGCGCCCTTCAGCAGTTGGTCGCCCGAAATGAACATCGCGATGGTCTGGCCCGTCGGGTCGATCAGGTCGGTGCGGATGCGGCCCACTAGGACGTCTTCGATACCGCTTGCCTCACAAGGCATCGGGAAGTGGTTGTTTTCAATGTCATCGACAACCCGCACGCCCGGCGCGCTCGACAGCTTGTCACGCACGGACTCCGGCGACACGAAACCGTCGAAACGCACCGACAGCGCGATGGAGTGAGCGCGGAGCACAGGCACGCGAACGCAGGTGATGCCGACGGGCAGACGGGGCAGGTCGAGGATGCGGCGCGTTTCGGCGATCACCTTGGTTTCCTCGCCATTATAGCCCGTTTCGGGGTCGATATCGGCGTTATGGCTAAAGAGGTTGAAGGCCATCGGGTGCGGCATGATCTGCTGCTCGAACGGCTCGTCGTTGACAGCGGCGGCAGTGGCCTGACGCAGTTCGTCCATCGCAGCGGCACCTGCACCAGATGCGCTCTGGTAGGTGACCATGTTCAAACGCGTGATGGCCCAGCATCGCAGCAGCGGTGCGAGAGCGGTCGTGGCGATCGCAGCAACGCAGTTGGGGTTGGCGATGATGCCTGCATGAGGTGCGATGGTGCCGCCGTTGGCTTCGGGCACGATCAGCGGAACGTTCGGGTCCATGCGAAAAGCGGAGGAATTGTCGACCACGACAGCGCCAGCCGCGACGGCGAGCGGGGCGTACTTGCGCGATACCGTGGCACCGGCGGAGAAGAACACGATGTTGCAGGCGTCAAAGCTACGCTCGGTCAATTCCTGAACCAGAACCTCGCTGCCACGGAAGGGCAGGCGCTGACCTGCAGAGCGGGCCGAAGCCAGCAGGCGCAGCTCACCGACTGGCACGTCGCGGTTTTCGAGGCAGTTGATAATTTCGATACCCACAGCGCCGGTCGCGCCGACAACGGCGATCACTGGCAAGGGCGGAATGGATTGCTGTACGTTCATGGGTCTCTCCGGCAGGCTGGCGGGAGGAGGACGGGGAACGCTGTGATTATCTTGCTTTCAACCCCGTCCGGCTCCGGCGGGGTTGGCTTCGCTTAGATCGTGACATCCGACCACGCGAAACGCACCCCCGCCGAAGCGGTGGTCATTTTGGTGGTCATGGTTTTGTTCATCAGGATCGTCATGGCGTTTGGTTAGCCGAAGAGCGGCGCGCAATGCAATTATTATTTTCGCACTGCGCGCGAGTTGGCTCAGACCTCGGTCCAGATGGTGACGGGGCCATCGTTGATCAGGGACACCTTCATGTCGGCACCGAAGCGACCGCAAGCGGTCGGGATGTCGAGCTTGGCAACCTCGTCCTTGAACATCTCGTAGAGGCGCTCGCCCTCAGCGGGGCGGGCGGCGGCGGAAAATCCGGGGCGGTTGCCGCGCGAGGTATCTGCGGACAGGGTGAACTGGCTGACGATGAGGGCGCTGCCGCCCACGTCGACGAGCGACTTATTCATCTTGCCGGCGTCATCCTGAAAAATCCGCATTTTCGAGAGCTTAGCAGCCAGTTTGGCGGGCAGCTCATCCGTGTCGCCCTCCATGGCGCAGACCAGAACGAGCATGCCGTGGCCGATCTCGCCGACCACTTCGCCGTCGATCTTTACGGATGCTTCGGAGACGCGCTGGACGAGTGCTCTCACAGCTCGTTGCTCCACGGCGGGTTCGCGCCCGCGCGGCTGACGGTGATCGCGGCGGAGCGGTTGCCGAGGCTCAATGCGGCCTTGATCGTGTCCTCGTCGAGCGACGCGATATCGTCTTTCGACAGCTTGCCAGCCGACTGGAGCGAGGCCAGAACGCCTGCGTTGAACGTGTCGCCAGCGCCGACGGTATCGACGACTTCGACCTTGTTGGCGGGCACGAAGACCACGTTCTCGGCGGTGATTCCGTAGGAGCCGTTCGCGCCTTCGGTGATGCAAACGAGCTTCGGACCCTTGGCGATGATCTTGCGGGCGTTCTCGATCAGATCGCCTTCGCCGACGAGCCAGTTCAGGTCTTCGTCCGACAGTTTGATGATGTCACATACTTCGGTCATGCGCTCGATACGGGCGCGGTAGGCCGCTTCGTCGCGGATGAAACCGGGGCGGATGTTCGGGTCCATCATGATGACGCGCTTGGGGGCTTCGCGCAGGCAGAGCGCCTCGTAGGTCGCGCCGCACGGCTCGACGGGCAGGGAGATGCCGCCAAAGAACAT
Above is a window of Marivivens aquimaris DNA encoding:
- a CDS encoding zinc ABC transporter substrate-binding protein — translated: MIRMSAVFALLATTASADPLTIVTDIAPVRSLVEAVAGDNADVGVLLPPGASPHDYAMRPSEARMLTNADIVFWIGEGLTPFLEAPIESLAANATSVEFLHADGWEPLPMREFHDEEEDEHHDHGSLDPHAWLSPSALIAWAGIVAETLSATDPENAESYRKNADAFVAEVDAINIEAIAFLTDVQDGKYVVSHDGFQYFETAFDMPSTDMIALSDASNPGAAHLAALRDRVAEEGVTCILTDTQTNLGWAELVAEGQDVRFAVVDPLGAALPADEHQATAIILDTAKALSACLKG
- a CDS encoding aspartate-semialdehyde dehydrogenase; protein product: MNVQQSIPPLPVIAVVGATGAVGIEIINCLENRDVPVGELRLLASARSAGQRLPFRGSEVLVQELTERSFDACNIVFFSAGATVSRKYAPLAVAAGAVVVDNSSAFRMDPNVPLIVPEANGGTIAPHAGIIANPNCVAAIATTALAPLLRCWAITRLNMVTYQSASGAGAAAMDELRQATAAAVNDEPFEQQIMPHPMAFNLFSHNADIDPETGYNGEETKVIAETRRILDLPRLPVGITCVRVPVLRAHSIALSVRFDGFVSPESVRDKLSSAPGVRVVDDIENNHFPMPCEASGIEDVLVGRIRTDLIDPTGQTIAMFISGDQLLKGAALNAVQIAENLLAQHVTSQAA
- a CDS encoding DUF3572 domain-containing protein; amino-acid sequence: MKREQGETIALQALAWLASNEELMPIFMGSTGVSVDDVKNQAGQPEFLLSVLEFITMDDKWIVECCDALNVPYTTLMEARAALPGGQHMHWT
- a CDS encoding metal ABC transporter ATP-binding protein — its product is MSLISARGLTVRHGAQTVLQNVDFDIDSGEIVTIVGPNGSGKSTLLRALINAVKPATGSVKHKHGLRIGYVPQKLHVDATLPMTVRRFLDLPRRVSDVEAEAALDRTGVPELIKRQLDGLSGGQLQRVLLARALLGAPDILLLDEATQGLDQPGEAAFYRLIEDVRNQMGCAILMVSHELHVVMSASDRVICLNGHVCCEGTPEVVSAAPAYRQLFGTGTGGALALYRHDHDHSHDCAHDHDHHEGHHH
- a CDS encoding metal ABC transporter permease; the encoded protein is MLDDFLIRAILAGVGASVAASLLGCFVVWRRMAYFGDATAHAAILGVALSLAFGFSTLIGVSAVALLMALSIFALTNRQIAVDTILGVLAHGALATGLVAISLVPSARINLESYLFGDVLIVGKTDLAVIWIGAALVALVIWRQWSRMLTATLSPELAYAAGIDPKRQQIILTLLLAAVVAVAIKVIGALLITALLIVPAATARNLSRTPEAMAFASIGFGAASAVGGIGLSFQADTPAGPSIVVVSVVFFAAALFVRRLRGL
- the dtd gene encoding D-aminoacyl-tRNA deacylase codes for the protein MRALVQRVSEASVKIDGEVVGEIGHGMLVLVCAMEGDTDELPAKLAAKLSKMRIFQDDAGKMNKSLVDVGGSALIVSQFTLSADTSRGNRPGFSAAARPAEGERLYEMFKDEVAKLDIPTACGRFGADMKVSLINDGPVTIWTEV
- a CDS encoding HAD family hydrolase; translated protein: MPIQGIIFDKDGTLYDFNATWGAWTKSLLEQEAEDAAHRAALADVLGFDLESERFRKDSIVIASTSDEVSQVLLPLIPEEKRDNFMDRLNALAAVAPQVESVPLSDFLSELKGMGLKVGVATNDGESSALAHLGRSGVAGDFDFIAGYDSGFGGKPEAGQLLAFCDQVGVAPQHCVMVGDSTHDLEAGRKAGMKVVAVLTGIAEEPELAPHADAVLPSIGELAEWVRAQA
- a CDS encoding Fur family transcriptional regulator; amino-acid sequence: MTEQISGFVPHDHHHCITSALDTAADQCRERGVQFTPVRKRVLEILLEAHTAMGAYDVLARLDSEGLGSKPPVAYRALSFLVEQGFAHRIEKLNAFVACSHPAATHSPAFMICRSCNTVAEADMPETFGAPAQQTGFTIEKTVIEAEGICQNCKDSE
- a CDS encoding carbohydrate kinase family protein — translated: MILCCGEALIDMLPRTSTEGEACYAPYAGGAVFNTAIALGRLGAQVGFFSGIAQDMMGEVLTDTLKASKVDISNVVLADRPSTVAFVKLVNGQATYAFYDEGTAGRLLAIEDLPNDVTADAMFFGGISLPVEPCGATYEALCLREAPKRVIMMDPNIRPGFIRDEAAYRARIERMTEVCDIIKLSDEDLNWLVGEGDLIENARKIIAKGPKLVCITEGANGSYGITAENVVFVPANKVEVVDTVGAGDTFNAGVLASLQSAGKLSKDDIASLDEDTIKAALSLGNRSAAITVSRAGANPPWSNEL
- a CDS encoding TetR/AcrR family transcriptional regulator, with product MHQEKQAERRIQIETAAYGLLALKGYKATSMLEVAKRAKASNETLYKWYGNKQGLFLSMVERNAETSLEQLQSALTEDASLRDILLAFGPELLNTLTGQRAVVLNRAAAGDVHDTGMLGRTLADAGRASIIPLLTKIFGRFIEDGAPEEAAEIYYDLLIGDLQIRRVIGSVPLLKDEEIDSRSRRATDLTLRLIGQA